The Pseudobacteriovorax antillogorgiicola genome includes a region encoding these proteins:
- a CDS encoding choline/carnitine O-acyltransferase, with product MSEPIIRDLPTLDEVIVQYQRAFEASNIDLPEDWQSITTEMSQCWCEFKSRYNCDTWQDKAMIQAYLECPDSLGIAVNCQRYFEADPATSVQLERAVKLCVATYELYRSMEQISTCEERNIKLDSTPFLRILGSERAPGVSKDLHKKTEYYSHFMAMYRGNFFKIPLSVDPGDVMSYLLGVMECQSPECYVGLGTILERPRWAYWKEKISNSHFINSINFKEISNSLFVLCLDNNKIVNTHDFVKCVRDTYKNRYFDKSMQLICFASGDAGLSYEHSFADGHHINQFAREVYRRSLQVEVDNAEIKRVSPLHWIDVPDEFVRLVQRKETDAKEAMKHSFFFDSTIDTNLCQRLKILPDAVLQLLLQTVALRCSGRMVSASEAIHMRHTKGGRYETINTLSQHSKEFAIAWSEFIESSNQKQLASGILQRLQAASDSHKLKVIRCKKGHEGLLAPRSFFTFYKCKVNRDLRVLESLLYPELATSNPGFGGGIALATMNDSGDKLLASYGINGEKLQIEVKVQGSWTRYFSCIKETLHANWEEISSFIKDRHNDHG from the coding sequence ATGAGCGAACCGATTATTCGGGACTTACCTACACTTGATGAAGTTATAGTGCAGTATCAGCGCGCATTTGAAGCAAGTAATATTGATCTACCTGAAGATTGGCAATCCATAACAACTGAGATGAGTCAATGCTGGTGTGAGTTTAAGTCGCGATACAACTGTGACACTTGGCAAGACAAGGCCATGATCCAGGCCTATTTAGAATGCCCCGATTCTTTGGGTATTGCTGTAAATTGCCAGCGATACTTTGAAGCGGACCCAGCAACATCTGTACAATTAGAGAGAGCGGTGAAGCTTTGTGTGGCGACCTATGAATTATACCGAAGCATGGAACAGATATCGACTTGTGAAGAGAGAAATATAAAGCTGGACTCGACTCCATTTCTTAGGATCTTGGGTTCTGAACGTGCTCCAGGAGTATCTAAAGATCTGCATAAAAAAACTGAATACTACTCTCACTTTATGGCTATGTACCGGGGCAACTTTTTTAAGATCCCCCTTTCCGTTGATCCAGGCGACGTAATGTCTTATCTACTAGGCGTCATGGAATGCCAGTCTCCAGAATGTTATGTTGGCTTGGGAACGATTTTGGAACGTCCTCGATGGGCGTACTGGAAAGAAAAAATATCTAACTCACACTTTATAAATAGCATTAATTTTAAGGAAATTAGCAATTCATTATTTGTTCTATGTCTTGATAATAACAAAATAGTAAATACTCATGATTTTGTTAAGTGTGTAAGAGATACCTATAAAAATAGGTACTTCGATAAGAGTATGCAGCTTATATGCTTTGCCAGTGGTGATGCTGGATTGTCATACGAGCACTCATTTGCTGACGGACATCATATTAATCAGTTTGCGAGAGAAGTCTATCGAAGGTCATTGCAAGTAGAGGTTGATAACGCTGAAATAAAACGCGTATCGCCTTTGCATTGGATCGATGTTCCTGATGAGTTTGTGAGACTGGTGCAGAGAAAAGAGACCGATGCGAAAGAGGCTATGAAACATTCCTTTTTCTTTGACAGTACGATAGATACAAATTTGTGCCAAAGACTGAAGATCCTTCCAGATGCTGTCTTGCAGCTCTTATTGCAAACAGTAGCATTACGTTGTTCAGGTAGAATGGTATCAGCAAGTGAAGCTATTCACATGCGTCATACGAAAGGCGGTCGCTACGAAACTATCAATACTTTAAGTCAACATAGTAAAGAATTCGCAATTGCTTGGAGTGAATTTATAGAAAGTTCTAATCAAAAACAACTTGCATCTGGGATATTGCAGCGTCTTCAGGCTGCTTCAGATAGCCATAAACTAAAAGTTATTAGGTGTAAAAAGGGACATGAAGGTTTGCTCGCACCCAGATCATTTTTTACTTTCTACAAGTGTAAGGTCAACCGAGACCTTAGGGTACTTGAAAGCCTCTTATACCCAGAGCTGGCTACCTCTAACCCTGGTTTCGGGGGCGGGATTGCTTTAGCTACAATGAATGATAGCGGTGATAAGCTACTGGCGAGCTATGGGATTAATGGTGAGAAACTTCAGATTGAAGTTAAGGTGCAAGGATCGTGGACGCGATATTTCAGTTGCATCAAGGAAACTCTTCACGCTAACTGGGAGGAAATTTCTAGTTTTATTAAAGATAGGCACAATGACCATGGCTAA
- a CDS encoding RNA polymerase sigma factor, translating into MASDQRNPPSLEEKWHGWMMAAQNGERNAYTLLLRELAHFLPRYVVKHVQNQQMADDICQEVLVSIHKARHTWNSERAFMPWLMAIVKHRTIDEIRKWARVKKAEIIDERYDQLLSPSNTEDEVLAAELGNTLNEAIKNLPEKQRQSFRLLKLEGHSVKEASTITGISQSAIKVSAHRAYKSLKKSIGWFHEA; encoded by the coding sequence ATGGCAAGTGATCAGCGGAACCCTCCCAGCCTTGAAGAGAAGTGGCATGGCTGGATGATGGCGGCGCAGAATGGCGAGCGCAATGCCTATACTTTATTGCTGCGAGAATTGGCCCACTTTCTGCCACGCTATGTTGTGAAACACGTTCAAAACCAGCAGATGGCCGATGATATTTGCCAAGAGGTATTGGTTAGTATTCACAAAGCTCGGCATACGTGGAATTCTGAGAGAGCTTTTATGCCCTGGCTTATGGCGATTGTTAAACACCGAACTATTGATGAAATCAGAAAATGGGCAAGAGTGAAAAAAGCCGAGATCATTGATGAGCGTTACGATCAATTGCTGAGTCCTAGCAATACCGAGGATGAAGTTCTTGCGGCAGAGCTTGGGAACACTTTAAACGAGGCCATAAAAAACTTACCAGAAAAGCAGAGGCAATCGTTTAGATTACTGAAACTTGAAGGGCATTCTGTTAAAGAGGCGTCCACAATAACTGGGATTAGCCAGAGCGCAATCAAGGTTTCGGCCCATCGCGCCTATAAATCACTAAAGAAGTCTATTGGGTGGTTTCATGAAGCATGA
- a CDS encoding TonB-dependent receptor yields MITKNDKPVPIDTGIQWGESDSMQTIQHQPLTTRVKAKNLNEDRTIYGTFAEIGAGQEVASAFFKVGGASKTVAKTMSAYDMTFSDTIYGKEKSGRYVVENRLNKMLDREFGLLEERIGEQMCERRFFVFANTMATKSPKNGRPGHGWLGCKFQLEPQGPVHKIILHVHLYESMIESQQNLIGVLGVNLLYAAYRYSADLPLLLESLKDGLMGRKFDIDVIKVTGKSFEDVDNRALNLKLISQGLAEAILFDEKGQIQTVTDKFYNQALLVARGRFRPPTLQTKDMLCQGVKQLQEQAKGWVVLPLCEITFNNIFNQEKANEEDLIFRLEMISAMNMQTMITNFEYHYRLSEYLNMFANSHIAFVLGIDNLTELFREEHYKDLPGGTLEAIGRLFKNKFQLYLYPKVGDGGKLVKGEDIQFPQHIQYLFLNLWCQGLIKDFHNYDPDVLNIHSKTVLSKIRDKDESWEALVPPEISSKIKVFVDLIDRRLEEDNA; encoded by the coding sequence GTGATAACTAAGAATGATAAGCCGGTACCAATTGATACCGGCATCCAGTGGGGAGAATCAGATTCCATGCAGACCATCCAGCACCAGCCGCTCACGACCCGAGTCAAAGCGAAGAACCTTAACGAAGATCGAACAATCTACGGGACATTTGCAGAGATCGGAGCAGGTCAAGAAGTTGCCTCAGCATTCTTCAAGGTGGGAGGTGCTTCCAAAACAGTCGCCAAGACTATGTCAGCTTACGATATGACATTTTCAGATACCATCTACGGCAAAGAAAAGTCTGGTCGATACGTAGTTGAAAATCGCTTGAACAAGATGCTCGATCGCGAGTTTGGACTGTTGGAGGAGCGCATTGGCGAGCAAATGTGCGAAAGGCGATTTTTCGTTTTTGCCAATACCATGGCCACAAAGTCTCCAAAGAATGGTCGACCCGGACACGGCTGGTTAGGATGCAAGTTTCAACTTGAACCCCAAGGGCCGGTGCATAAGATTATTCTTCACGTTCACCTATACGAGTCGATGATCGAATCACAACAAAACCTTATCGGTGTCTTGGGTGTGAATCTACTCTATGCAGCCTATCGCTATAGCGCAGACTTACCGCTCCTCCTTGAAAGCCTGAAGGATGGCCTGATGGGCCGAAAATTCGATATCGATGTGATCAAAGTTACTGGCAAGTCCTTTGAAGATGTGGATAATCGAGCGCTCAACCTGAAGCTGATCTCTCAAGGCCTTGCAGAAGCCATCCTTTTCGATGAAAAGGGCCAGATTCAAACAGTCACGGACAAGTTCTACAATCAAGCTCTTCTCGTTGCGCGGGGTCGCTTTCGCCCGCCAACTTTACAAACAAAGGACATGCTTTGCCAAGGGGTAAAGCAATTGCAAGAACAAGCCAAAGGCTGGGTCGTTCTGCCCCTTTGTGAAATCACCTTCAATAATATCTTCAACCAGGAAAAAGCCAACGAAGAGGACTTGATATTCAGGCTAGAGATGATATCAGCAATGAATATGCAAACCATGATTACTAACTTCGAGTATCACTACCGCTTATCTGAATATCTGAACATGTTTGCCAACTCTCATATTGCTTTCGTTCTAGGGATCGATAATCTCACAGAGCTATTTAGGGAGGAGCACTATAAAGACCTTCCGGGGGGAACGCTAGAAGCTATTGGACGACTATTTAAAAATAAGTTTCAACTTTACCTTTACCCCAAAGTGGGCGACGGCGGAAAACTTGTGAAAGGCGAAGATATCCAGTTTCCTCAACATATACAGTACTTGTTCTTAAATTTATGGTGCCAAGGCTTGATCAAGGACTTTCATAATTACGACCCGGATGTTTTGAACATTCACTCAAAAACGGTGCTTTCAAAAATCCGAGATAAAGATGAATCTTGGGAAGCTTTGGTACCCCCTGAAATTTCCAGCAAGATCAAAGTTTTCGTGGATCTCATCGATCGGCGCCTCGAAGAAGATAATGCTTAA
- a CDS encoding DUF4360 domain-containing protein encodes MKLILACFGLITSFSGVYGSAPAYVVIESLEVNGTGCPKGSVQRSISGDRRSFTLFFNEYLAEIGAGTSLRDQRKSCQITVNLATPGGWRFAVSRFTYRGFADLDKGIEGSHDTNYYFQGEIDGGSFQHVMQGPRNFGFDFTDSVPTAEEVWSSCSQKRALNIQTVMKLSNTNKAAFPNASGAMGTDALDGTIGEQRWDIKWESCNP; translated from the coding sequence ATGAAATTAATCCTAGCTTGCTTTGGCCTGATAACTTCATTTAGCGGAGTCTATGGATCGGCACCGGCATATGTCGTCATCGAATCATTAGAGGTCAATGGAACAGGTTGCCCGAAAGGCTCTGTCCAGAGATCCATTTCGGGAGACCGTAGATCGTTCACCTTATTTTTCAACGAATACCTGGCGGAGATTGGTGCTGGGACAAGCTTGCGCGACCAACGAAAGTCTTGTCAGATTACGGTGAACCTAGCGACACCAGGTGGCTGGAGATTTGCTGTTTCACGCTTTACTTATCGTGGCTTTGCCGATTTAGATAAGGGCATAGAAGGTAGTCATGACACGAACTACTACTTTCAGGGGGAAATTGATGGGGGCTCGTTTCAGCATGTGATGCAAGGACCGCGAAACTTTGGTTTTGACTTTACTGATTCTGTGCCAACAGCTGAAGAAGTCTGGTCGTCGTGCAGTCAAAAGAGGGCCTTAAATATCCAAACAGTGATGAAGTTAAGCAACACGAATAAGGCAGCATTCCCTAATGCCAGCGGTGCCATGGGGACTGATGCCCTTGATGGCACCATTGGAGAGCAGCGCTGGGATATTAAATGGGAAAGTTGTAATCCTTAG
- a CDS encoding ATP-binding protein encodes MRAYDSPTQTIEEMEAKLLLTTDPQRRLELQAVSAFASYILGIPEELYRYREPAYEEALAHGRTDLAVIFSCTTGYGYQLERKMETAKGYIDLCEKHAYEAEDNFLLPFALENKAFYYLDNGKSSLALSTILSAVEHIGQTDLFFYYHIQNSKAVMLDTLGYSDQAVPLLHESLDFFKKQGSRYFTFLVRFNLSKAKDQSRDIESLIQNFEAMLKIELAEGDDRLMAYPYQTLAQLYVDAGRLSEAINMATLSIGHFRKNREPSMVAASQTTLMEARLKQEETEMAARILKTIDVDVLKNYLLITNYYKVAAEVEKASGNLEKTIDYYKKLAEYSEISRKKDMESEIAKVRTQLDLQTETLRTQLAQTQLSNQKNAFIRNLIIIVVSSITLMIVYLLYLNRKSQKTLALMVQERTRDIRAILDTINQGVVTIESPEKLSFGIERSKAFQESLGFQFETIPELLKHSQLKADEINQVVEALRASIDHDELAFDCNEHLLPRSLTIQHQGKLMDLELEWVKMYSQTGDSVEKILLSIKDLTEMHALELEKEQQRYESALIHSIIKMGDRYFSTLFQKISLYITDSIKTCLLLSQQTQDDMQQGLREIFLNIHTAKGLARSVGLVELSSQCHEAEEQLDLLLNQETKDITNLQSKLLTLEQSLSDLQSFCEAKLSWDLTETKISFPRDTILAGLQFLESYLEEQGVVSRKVQSFLATLERFSQCELRQILLGFQDELESLARKLKKEVPHLKFLGPPIAFNELGETVIHSIFTHVFRNAMDHGIERPAIRESQGKPPRGTITIDCRIRLDILYIDISDDGYGLQVKQIEEIARQRNLINEKRKYAEKDIVQLIFEAGFSSRDEITSISGRGVGMAAIRSYLNEQGGSALIILGESQSGDQYRPFTLQLQIPRELWWESFQTTQQLQMPA; translated from the coding sequence ATGCGTGCCTACGATTCCCCCACTCAGACGATCGAAGAGATGGAAGCAAAACTTCTGCTTACTACGGACCCTCAACGACGCCTTGAGTTGCAAGCTGTTAGTGCTTTTGCTAGCTACATCCTCGGCATTCCTGAAGAGCTCTATCGATACCGAGAACCTGCATATGAAGAGGCTCTAGCCCATGGCAGAACCGACTTAGCAGTGATATTCTCATGCACTACCGGCTACGGCTACCAGCTTGAGCGAAAAATGGAAACCGCTAAAGGCTATATTGATCTCTGTGAAAAACACGCCTATGAGGCTGAAGATAATTTTTTGCTCCCTTTTGCCCTTGAGAATAAGGCTTTTTACTATTTAGACAACGGCAAGTCCTCTCTAGCACTTTCAACAATCTTAAGTGCGGTGGAACATATTGGGCAAACCGACCTTTTTTTCTACTATCACATTCAAAATAGTAAAGCCGTCATGCTCGACACTCTAGGATACTCGGATCAAGCCGTACCACTTCTACACGAAAGCTTAGACTTCTTCAAAAAGCAGGGTAGCCGATACTTTACATTTCTTGTTCGTTTCAATCTTTCTAAAGCCAAAGATCAAAGTAGAGACATTGAATCGCTGATTCAAAACTTTGAAGCGATGCTAAAAATCGAACTCGCAGAAGGGGACGATCGCTTGATGGCGTACCCCTATCAAACTCTCGCGCAGCTTTATGTCGACGCAGGCCGCCTATCAGAAGCAATCAACATGGCGACGTTGTCTATTGGACATTTCAGAAAAAACCGAGAGCCTTCTATGGTCGCAGCAAGCCAAACTACCCTTATGGAAGCAAGACTCAAACAAGAAGAAACTGAAATGGCAGCTAGAATTCTGAAAACCATCGACGTCGATGTTCTCAAAAACTACCTCTTGATAACGAATTACTACAAGGTTGCAGCAGAGGTCGAGAAAGCTTCAGGTAACCTAGAAAAAACTATAGACTACTATAAGAAACTCGCTGAATACTCTGAAATTTCGCGTAAAAAGGACATGGAATCAGAAATAGCAAAGGTTAGAACTCAGCTCGACCTCCAAACAGAAACTCTTCGCACCCAACTAGCCCAAACCCAACTGAGTAATCAGAAAAATGCCTTTATTAGGAATCTTATCATTATCGTAGTCAGTTCGATTACTCTTATGATCGTTTACCTACTATACTTAAACCGCAAGAGCCAAAAGACCCTCGCTTTGATGGTTCAGGAACGCACTCGCGACATTCGAGCTATTCTCGATACTATCAATCAAGGGGTTGTGACCATCGAATCCCCTGAAAAACTTTCATTTGGAATTGAGCGATCCAAAGCTTTCCAAGAGTCCCTAGGCTTTCAATTTGAGACTATTCCTGAATTGCTCAAACACAGTCAACTAAAGGCCGATGAGATCAATCAGGTGGTGGAGGCTTTACGAGCATCCATTGATCATGATGAGCTAGCTTTCGATTGCAATGAGCACCTACTACCCCGGTCCTTGACGATCCAACATCAGGGCAAACTTATGGACTTGGAACTGGAATGGGTAAAAATGTATTCCCAAACGGGTGATAGTGTCGAGAAAATCTTGCTTAGCATCAAAGACCTCACTGAGATGCATGCTTTAGAATTGGAAAAAGAGCAGCAGAGATATGAGTCGGCATTGATCCATAGCATAATAAAAATGGGCGATCGCTATTTTTCGACCCTCTTTCAAAAGATCTCGCTCTACATCACAGACAGTATCAAAACCTGTCTATTGCTTTCCCAGCAAACACAAGACGATATGCAGCAAGGTTTGCGAGAAATCTTCTTAAACATTCACACCGCGAAGGGATTAGCTCGATCTGTGGGACTTGTCGAATTGTCTAGTCAGTGCCACGAGGCTGAAGAACAGCTAGACCTGCTCCTGAACCAAGAGACTAAAGACATTACTAACCTTCAAAGTAAGCTTTTAACCCTAGAACAAAGTCTTTCCGATCTACAAAGCTTCTGCGAGGCAAAACTTTCGTGGGATCTTACAGAGACAAAGATATCTTTCCCACGAGACACGATATTGGCTGGCTTACAGTTTTTGGAAAGCTACCTCGAAGAGCAAGGTGTGGTCAGCCGAAAAGTTCAATCTTTTTTAGCGACTTTAGAGCGATTCTCCCAATGTGAGCTTCGACAAATACTGTTGGGTTTTCAAGATGAGCTTGAGTCCCTGGCTAGAAAATTAAAAAAGGAAGTTCCACACCTCAAGTTTCTTGGTCCGCCTATCGCTTTTAATGAGCTTGGTGAAACCGTGATCCACTCTATATTCACTCATGTTTTCCGCAACGCCATGGATCATGGCATTGAAAGGCCTGCGATTCGTGAAAGCCAGGGTAAACCTCCTCGTGGAACCATCACAATCGACTGCCGGATCCGACTAGATATTTTATACATCGATATTTCAGACGATGGCTATGGACTACAAGTTAAGCAGATTGAGGAAATTGCCCGGCAACGAAACCTTATCAATGAAAAACGCAAATACGCTGAGAAAGATATTGTGCAATTAATTTTTGAGGCAGGATTTAGCTCTCGTGATGAAATCACAAGTATTTCAGGACGAGGAGTCGGCATGGCAGCCATTAGATCTTATTTGAATGAGCAGGGGGGAAGTGCATTGATTATTCTCGGTGAGAGCCAATCGGGTGACCAGTATCGGCCTTTCACTTTGCAGCTGCAGATACCTCGGGAGTTGTGGTGGGAATCTTTCCAAACAACTCAACAGCTGCAAATGCCCGCTTAG
- a CDS encoding PepSY domain-containing protein translates to MKFTSIAVLSMISSIALADNTQTDSSSNLGFVEAPAAGSMAMTLEAVPGPILHAAQVALQNYVGKNELVSVELDRDEIEAVYEISALTADGRRLEADISASGKVLEIEEEIASNAVPFKIRTAIQTYLPNFLPAKETPAVEKSIRPASNGLLEVWYEYAGELFDVEVRSDGLALLIEPA, encoded by the coding sequence ATGAAGTTCACATCGATTGCAGTTCTGAGCATGATTTCAAGCATCGCGTTAGCAGACAACACGCAGACAGATTCTAGTAGTAATCTAGGCTTTGTCGAAGCACCCGCCGCAGGTTCCATGGCTATGACCCTAGAAGCCGTTCCTGGCCCGATCCTCCATGCAGCGCAAGTTGCGCTTCAAAATTATGTTGGAAAAAATGAGTTGGTGTCGGTGGAGCTCGACCGTGATGAGATCGAAGCTGTCTATGAGATTAGCGCACTCACAGCAGATGGCCGCCGTCTAGAAGCAGACATCTCTGCAAGTGGAAAGGTTCTTGAAATCGAAGAAGAGATTGCATCAAACGCAGTGCCTTTCAAAATCCGTACAGCAATCCAAACCTACTTGCCAAACTTCCTTCCTGCGAAGGAAACTCCAGCAGTCGAAAAGAGCATTCGTCCTGCTAGCAATGGACTGCTAGAGGTTTGGTACGAGTATGCTGGAGAGCTTTTTGACGTAGAAGTTCGCAGCGATGGACTCGCTCTACTAATTGAGCCTGCATAA
- a CDS encoding NrsF family protein, producing the protein MKHDKLIEQLTASAQPVQVIRSPLKPTILTFILVALALSLSLAAFGPTVYWYHVESVWFKLELLGGGGAAFASLWLAINSALPGRKPEIFAFPLFLASLGIFMGSLAINSWSHHQSDFLVGIDHWQCVAPTVLLASLGAVLTRWAVLRLAPVNPRAVHFFSSTFVILLAGSLVTLCCPATGFVHLLLWHYSPVLLAWVLGNYSGRAMLRW; encoded by the coding sequence ATGAAGCATGACAAATTGATTGAGCAGTTAACAGCAAGCGCACAACCGGTGCAGGTGATACGCTCCCCGTTAAAACCAACGATACTAACGTTTATACTTGTTGCTTTGGCTCTAAGTCTATCTCTGGCAGCTTTCGGGCCCACGGTATATTGGTATCATGTTGAGAGTGTCTGGTTTAAGCTTGAGTTGCTGGGAGGGGGAGGAGCTGCCTTTGCAAGCCTTTGGCTAGCAATCAATAGTGCACTACCCGGTCGGAAGCCAGAGATTTTCGCGTTTCCTCTGTTCTTGGCTAGTCTTGGGATCTTTATGGGCTCCCTTGCGATCAATTCATGGTCCCATCATCAGTCTGATTTTTTAGTTGGCATCGATCACTGGCAATGCGTAGCTCCTACAGTTTTGTTAGCTTCTTTAGGAGCAGTTCTAACTCGTTGGGCCGTGCTCCGTTTGGCTCCTGTAAATCCACGGGCGGTACATTTTTTCTCGTCAACCTTTGTTATCTTGTTGGCTGGGAGCTTGGTGACGCTCTGTTGCCCGGCGACGGGGTTTGTTCACTTGCTTCTTTGGCATTATTCGCCAGTTCTCTTAGCTTGGGTTTTGGGAAACTATAGTGGCCGAGCGATGCTTCGGTGGTAG
- a CDS encoding sodium:solute symporter family protein, protein MTSAYIIGTIVFYLVTFLLGYWVANKKDSSKSAETMFVGNRKIPLFVGVFTMTATWVGGGYINGTAEASFGSGLLWTQAPWGYACSLLLGGLFFAKKMREENYVTMLDPFEKKYGAKVSGLLFIPALIGEVFWSAAILTALGYTFSTILEIPFSVAILTSAAIAISYTLLGGLWSVAATDVAQLVFIGLGLGLAVPALINAAGGWDTMWSSYQSAFGYAAKLFPDKDALKAADFSLSTWLDFGLLLVFGGIPWGVYFQRVLSARSPQAAKNLSILAAVGCILLAIPPMIIGMAAKLTDWNSLIGFTPESAMILPAVLKYLVPPVVSVLGLSAVAAAVMSSIDSSILSASSMFVWNVYRPIRGHSEKKLLLASKLTILIIGCIATALALSVRSVYDLWFFCSDLVYVILFPQLLMVIYFKQVNVKGAVAGLILGFCLRLTGGFSLLGIPSLSFWLDSSGNLAYPMRTIAMLATLLSIILVSLATRSNAGEKSKANRLATSYRG, encoded by the coding sequence ATGACATCAGCATACATCATCGGAACTATCGTGTTCTACCTAGTCACATTTTTGTTAGGTTATTGGGTTGCAAATAAAAAAGATAGTTCTAAAAGTGCCGAAACCATGTTCGTTGGAAATAGAAAAATTCCTTTGTTTGTCGGAGTCTTTACAATGACTGCGACTTGGGTTGGGGGTGGATATATTAACGGTACAGCGGAAGCTAGTTTCGGATCTGGCCTGCTATGGACTCAAGCTCCATGGGGTTATGCATGCTCATTGCTTTTAGGAGGTCTCTTTTTCGCTAAGAAGATGCGAGAAGAAAATTATGTGACAATGCTCGATCCGTTCGAGAAAAAATATGGTGCGAAGGTTTCTGGGCTCCTATTCATTCCTGCTCTTATCGGTGAGGTTTTCTGGTCCGCTGCGATTCTTACTGCCCTTGGCTACACTTTTAGTACGATTCTTGAGATCCCTTTTAGTGTAGCTATCCTAACTTCAGCAGCCATAGCTATTAGTTATACTTTATTAGGCGGTTTGTGGTCTGTTGCAGCTACTGATGTTGCACAATTAGTTTTTATAGGATTGGGTCTAGGCCTAGCTGTACCAGCTCTAATCAATGCAGCCGGCGGTTGGGATACTATGTGGAGTTCTTACCAAAGCGCTTTTGGCTATGCAGCAAAACTATTTCCAGATAAAGACGCGTTGAAAGCCGCTGACTTCTCGTTATCAACATGGCTAGACTTTGGACTTCTATTGGTCTTTGGTGGAATTCCGTGGGGAGTATATTTCCAAAGAGTCTTATCAGCCAGAAGCCCTCAAGCTGCTAAAAACCTCTCTATCCTGGCAGCTGTTGGGTGCATCCTCCTTGCAATTCCCCCCATGATTATAGGAATGGCAGCCAAACTAACAGACTGGAATAGTCTTATTGGCTTTACTCCCGAAAGCGCAATGATTCTACCGGCTGTTCTCAAGTATCTTGTACCACCTGTAGTCAGCGTTTTGGGTCTATCTGCAGTTGCTGCTGCTGTCATGTCTTCGATTGATTCTTCAATCCTATCAGCCTCATCAATGTTTGTGTGGAACGTCTACAGGCCGATCAGAGGTCATAGTGAAAAGAAACTGCTTCTGGCGTCCAAACTCACTATCCTAATTATTGGCTGTATCGCAACTGCGCTAGCTCTTTCGGTAAGAAGTGTCTATGACCTTTGGTTTTTCTGTTCAGATTTAGTTTACGTTATTCTATTCCCTCAGCTTTTGATGGTTATCTATTTCAAACAAGTCAATGTAAAAGGGGCTGTTGCTGGACTGATTTTAGGTTTTTGCCTTAGATTAACTGGCGGATTCAGCTTACTTGGTATTCCAAGTTTGAGCTTCTGGCTCGACAGTTCTGGCAACTTAGCATATCCTATGCGAACGATAGCCATGCTAGCCACCCTACTGTCGATTATACTTGTGTCACTAGCGACTAGGAGCAACGCTGGGGAAAAGTCCAAGGCCAATAGACTTGCGACAAGTTATCGAGGCTAA
- a CDS encoding CBS domain-containing protein, translated as MTQISEYMTKVPHSIEPNCTVQDAKERMYELGVTHLPVMSGGKVIGILSERDILYLKGMNAIDISQVKVGHTMTEEPVTVLEDQDLKSVCSLMVEKKIGSTLVQGKDGKLSGIFTYTDALKALAAS; from the coding sequence ATGACCCAGATTTCCGAATACATGACGAAAGTTCCCCATAGCATCGAGCCCAACTGCACCGTGCAAGACGCCAAAGAACGGATGTACGAACTTGGTGTGACTCACCTCCCAGTGATGTCAGGTGGAAAGGTGATCGGCATCTTGTCCGAACGGGATATTCTTTACTTAAAAGGCATGAACGCGATCGACATCAGTCAGGTAAAGGTGGGCCATACTATGACGGAGGAGCCCGTAACAGTGCTTGAAGATCAAGATTTAAAGAGCGTTTGCTCGCTTATGGTTGAAAAGAAAATTGGCTCAACTCTGGTTCAAGGTAAAGATGGCAAGCTATCTGGGATCTTTACCTACACTGATGCCTTAAAAGCTCTTGCGGCAAGTTGA